TATTTGTGTCTATCGAAGAGGTTTGATTTTCCCTAAATATGTAAATTCTAAGGATAATTTATTaggataattatttttttaattattgatatCTATCTGTATTTCTATATGGTAGGTGAAACTTCATATTCCTCTATGCACAAAAAACTGATTCTTTAAATATGTCACGTGAAAAGAAATCCAATCCCAAAAATCTTTGGGTGCatggtttcttgtttttttgtttgtttattgtttACTTTTAAATATAGATCCATTTTAGGTTTAGGTTATCACATTctcaaacaaattttattacggtttttctttttgataattatatacaTCTACATCTGACAAACCAATTAAATTCCTGCGTCTGGAAAAAGCATATGcaaaagtaacaaaacaaagaatTTCAGTCCAGTAAGGCATATTTTGAACAGTTTCATTTTAAAGTAAGAGTTTGCCAATTTTATAGTGCACTTTAACCATTTTAACATTTAAGTAGtatatttgaaaacatatgTAAGAACTTTGACCACTATAGTTTATATTAGGCTAGTTTATATGTTTTGATGATATTACCAAATATTTTATcgttttaattatatactaaaatttaataattttagtttatctttttgtgtttatttagtttatctttaatctgtaaaatattatttggtcATGACTATTGACAAGTGAGACAAGCGGAGATACAATTACATTTCGGGTATAGATGAAATGAAAGTTAGGCTTGCTGACTTTGGGTTCCGCGTATAGATGAAATGAAAGCTAAGCTTGCAGACAATGGTTCGTAAATGTGGGTTTAGAAGAAAACTTTCTAATGAAATTTATCTTAATAGTCATTTAGGCCAATATTCTAACACATTACCTTGTCACTTAAGTCATGATTTTTATTCTCCTAATTAATGTTCTATCTTGAgtgaaatcatttaaaaaaaaaaaaattatacatgaattaatccaTTGAAAGAAGTAGaatcaataatttataaggtgACCTTGAAAGTCAAAACAGTGAATCCATACTCAAGACAAAGAAAACAATAGTACGAATTTAATGAGAAAACATGTGAGATGGCTTTGCTCATCAATTTTTGGGACTACAATAGGCAATATCTAGCAACAACCAATCTGATATTCTCATATGACAGTATCTGGAAACATGATTAACCCTAGTCTAAGCTCTTAGACGGAgtttttaactcatgatttgacatttttttaacatttttcggCCTCGTgtttaagagacggtttttagactttcttagttaaaatctaagaaaaactaagaaccgtctcttattCGAAGCTAAAAACCCCAGTTAAAAGACCGAGGATAATCATGCTACATTTACAAAGTTGTTTCACTCACAATGTTATTGCCATCATATCAGGATTTTGATTCTAACAATCAGACGcattattagtatatatataccaCACTGAGTAACATTAAGTAATCTTGTACATAACACATTCAGGTAAATATATAGCATCTATGTCTTTCATATACAGATTCATATCTAAATTATTGAAATGATATGAGCATATACAAATGTTTCCAATCATCGCATGGAAAATAAATGATTATTAACATATCCCCTAAAGTCCAGCAGAATTATATATAAAGGCAGCTGCAGTGATcataaaaaatatcaacataaTACATATGAACCCTAACTGTACCAGGTAGCAAACAACCTATAATCCTTAATAAGTTGATGgtagtaaaaataaatcttcaaaacatAAAGGATCAAACACATTAGCGTGACTGATCTTAATTTATCGTATTCATAAACGACAACATCATCTGTGGATAACGTAGAGAAGTCATTACATTAACACACATATATAAGCAAATACGAAACAATACATTAAAAGTAGAGAGACttatcgatatatatatatatatgatcatacAGTTGCACCCGAGTAATTAGCCATCACAGACTGACCTTGATGTGGTTGCTGTTGCTGTAGCGGCAGAGGCGGCTGCGTTTGCGGTAACGTTTGCGTTTTCTGCCTGTTgactctcttcctcttcttatcGTAGCTAACGCCGCGAGCTTTGGCCTGGAAGTCTCTGACTTCACGGAGGTATAACCTGACGGCGCGTGAGCCAAAAGGGTTTGCCTCGGGAGGGCCACCGTTCTCCTCGTAAGCGGCACGGAGACGTCCGATGAGGGCGTCGAGTGAGCCCCAGGCTTGTCGGAGAGGGCAAGGACAAGGTGCGGGAGGGTTAGAGAGGCCGAAGAAGGCGCAGTTTTGGTGGTGAACCTTTGTTTTCCCGAACTGGTCGAGGTAGCGGAGGAACTCTAGCACGTGCGCCCCGCTGCATGAAGGGAGAGAGAGCGGAGGACGGTGGTTCCGGAGGTATTGACAGAACGTGTTCCAGTCACGGCGTTTCTGGTTCTCGTAGCGGCTTGAGGCAGGAGGTGTCGATTGTGTGGAGGTATTAGGGTTCCTGTTTGCTTGGTGAGAGATCAATTCCATAGCTTatctttgtttcttgtttaCTAGGGTTTTTGCTTTTCTTATATGGATCAAAGAGATTATTAGGGCTCTTTAGATCATTAATAAACCAGAGAGAAAGGGAGAAAGAGGGACTTAGCTGCTTGTCATGGTGAGAATGATACTATATAAGGAATATATTCAACTTTGGTAAATCAAATCTAGCAAACACATGAGTAGAAATAGTGAGGCAAAGAGAGAATAAActgaaaaaggaaagagagagaagtgaagtttgttgctGCTTATAGAAGAGGAGAGAAGTgggtatataataataagtggAAGAGATCAAAAGTGggattttttttccattttattatttttccagTTTTTCTACTTTGGGAGTCGATGGAGAGACAGGTGATACACAAAATCACATTTGTCAAGAAGAATCAAGAGTGTGTTAAGTAGCTTCAAGACTCAGAAGCAGAAGCATTATAGAAGGtcatctagagagagaaagactgAGCAGAGTACAACCTatgagagagaaggagaaagggGGGATGAGTGTTACACAGCGGGGAAAAGAGTAATTTCATAGGtaaagagagagacagagagtgACCAATGGGTCAAGTGGGGAACTTGAAGTTGAACATTGACATGACATGAGGAGGAAGAGTCTGTGTTCTTTGCCAGCAATTTGCAGccacattttcatttttttattattgttaattTTATTCATTACTTTATGCATTGCGTTGCGTTTATTTACTTTGTTTTCGCATTATTCTTGTTTACTTCCAtcgcttttattatttttaattgaaaacgACCTCATTAACAAATATATACTGTATTTTCTTTTCCGGTAATTATGGGTTATAAACTCagaatcacttttttttttaacttgatcGTTTCTTCGATTAGATTTATTCAGAAAGGAAAACAAACAACACCTCCTTGTTGACAATCCAAGACGCGTTGGTGTCCATGGCCACGTAATTAAATTTGTATGTTGTTTGCCTCGAGCCGAGTAAAGTTTTATATATACTCGAGAAAACAAACTAAATCGCTCATTAGAAAATTAGACAAAGaatgtttaatatataaagagatctCTAGCTCTAATAGTACTAAATATTTTGGGaagaaaaccaaaagtaaattcaTGCGAACTTGCCAATTAGACCCAAAATGAACAAATATCATACTAATCGGagaatatagagttggacatagATTTTAACAAGTTCAACAGTGTAAACCTTCTTCTCAATGGTAAAAGCTTCCAGTTGAGCAGCGGTATTAGTAATCTTGTTAAATTTTCCAATAAACCGACAGTAATTTTTAGCACCAAACTACGTATATATTTCAtagagaaaattattaaaaaatgtcTGAACAACAATAAATTGAAATGCGGTGGCTAGTGAAGATATTTGGCGTTTAATATCGAAGTTCTTCGACCTTAGAAAACTTGGTTGTTGGAAAAATCATTGCCGAGATCTTTAGTTATTAGTGTTTGGTAGCGACGAATCAGTAGTCTACAGTTTTGTTTGATCGCCGCGCTCGTCTCTTCTACAGAAATTTATCTTGAGTGAATATTTGCTAAACCTTCGTGTTCTCGATTCTCGAAgtgtatttctttttgtagCTGGTTTTCTCAAACTGCATTTACAAGATTGGTTTTCAAGAGACTGATTATcaacaatttattttaaacgaCGAAAGTCCTATCCCTTATGGTTATATACTTGACAATTTTAAAGTAAGTGTATAATACATGATTAAGTCGGAGTTTGTTGTCATATGCTGATAATAGGTTACTTTTAGAGGAACCGTCGGAACATGAAATTAGGAGAGCTCTCTTTGACATCAACCCAAATAAAGCACCCGGCCCGGATGGCATGACTAgtaatttgtttcaaaaattttgGCGTGAGATGCATCAAGATATTATTAGACTTGTACAAGATTTCTTTGCGACAGGCAGTTTCGACCCATTATTGAACCAGACTAATATCTGCCTCGTTCCTAAAAAGAAGAAACCTCGGGACATGACTGAGTTCAGACCTATTAGTCTTTGTAATGTTAGCTACAAGATTATATCTAAGCTACTATGCAAGAGACTTAAGAGGGTTATTCC
This genomic stretch from Brassica napus cultivar Da-Ae chromosome C9, Da-Ae, whole genome shotgun sequence harbors:
- the LOC111211549 gene encoding protein LIGHT-DEPENDENT SHORT HYPOCOTYLS 1-like; the protein is MELISHQANRNPNTSTQSTPPASSRYENQKRRDWNTFCQYLRNHRPPLSLPSCSGAHVLEFLRYLDQFGKTKVHHQNCAFFGLSNPPAPCPCPLRQAWGSLDALIGRLRAAYEENGGPPEANPFGSRAVRLYLREVRDFQAKARGVSYDKKRKRVNRQKTQTLPQTQPPLPLQQQQPHQGQSVMANYSGATV